From the Roseofilum capinflatum BLCC-M114 genome, the window CTCTGCATCATGCCCAAAAACTCCCCAATCAAACCATTATCTCCACGGTGATGGCTAATCTCGGATTTGAACATGCCTGGGCAAAACTGGGAGGTCAACTGGTGCGGACTCCCGTGGGCGATCAGCATGTTCATGCAGAAATGATTAAAAGCGGGGCTATGCTTGGGGGCGAACAGTCGGGTCACATTCTCTGCCACCATTACAGTTTAACCGGAGATGGGCTGCAAACGGCTCTGCACCTATCTGCCATTGTTCGTCAGTCGGGAATGAGCCTGGCTGAGTTGGTAAACCAAAGCTTCCAACCCTATCCCCAATTGCTGAAAAATGTGCGCGTTGAAGACCGCCATACTCGTTTAAATTGGCACAGTTGCCAACCCCTGCAAGAGGCGATCGCCCATGCCACCGAAGCCCTGGGAAACCAAGGCCGAATCCTGGTTAGAGCGTCCGGGACTGAACCCGTTGTTCGGGTAATGGTGGAAGCCATTCAGGATAATCTGGCTCTCCATTGGACAGAACACCTTGTCCAAGCGGTACAGCGCCATTTAGCCTAGAAATGCGGTGTCATTCTTAATTGGCTATCAATGGCCATGACCTAATGACTAGCACATTTTGATGATAGGGTAGTCATATCAAGTCCGATTAAACAGCTATAATTACCAATCCTTGTAGGTGGGCAGGGTATGCGGGTAGAATTTGAATCATTTTGCCTAGGCTCCTGCCCACCCTACGGCTATATTTTGATTGATTACCCGGACTTGATATCACATTCCGTTTCCCTTATCTTCCTGCCCATGGATTTGGATTGGCTTGGCCCCCTCATGTTTGTCGGAGCGCTGTTTTTGCTGGCGATCGGTTATCCGGTGGCTTTTTCCCTCGGTGCTACTGCTCTTCTGTTTACCCTCATTGGTATGGCAGTGGGGACATTTGATCCGATCTTGTGGTCAGCAATGCCAGCACAGATTTTTGGCATCATGAATAATTTTACTCTGCTGGCAATTCCCTATTTTATTTTTATCGGCTCGATGCTGGAAAAGTCCGGGATTGCCGAGAATCTTCTGGAAACCATGGGTATTTTATTTGGCCGAGTGCGGGGAGGGTTGGCGATCGCCGTTATCCTGGTCGGAGCGCTCCTGGCAGCTACCACTGGAGTCGTAGCCGCCACCGTCGTTGCCATGGGGTTGATTTCTTTACCGACCATGCTCCGTTATGGGTATAATCATGCCCTCGCTGCCGGGGTGATTACCGCATCAGGAACCCTGGGACAGATTATCCCCCCTAGCGTTGTATTGGTGGTACTTGGAGACCAGTTAGGGGTATCGGTTGGCGATTTGTTTTTGGGGTCTTTAATTCCCGGTTTAATGATGACCTCCGCCTTCCTGATTCATGTCCTTATTTTTGCCTCAATTCGTCCTGATTTGGCTCCTCCCCTACCCGCTAAAGTCCGCAAAGCCCCAGGGTTAGCCATGCGCGTCTTCAAAGTCATGATCCCCCCCATTCTACTGATTTTCATGATTTTGGGCAGTATTTTCTTTGGCATCGCCACCCCCACAGAAGCGGGTGCAGTGGGGTGTTTAGGGGCGATCGCCTTAGCCTCCGCCAATCACCAATTAACTTGGAAAAATTTGCGAGAAGTCTGCGATGTCACCTTACGCACCACCTCCATGGTGGTGTTTATCTTAATCGGCTCCAAAGCCTTTAGTCTCGTCTTTCGCGGTTTAGGGGGAGAGCGCCTAGTCCGGGAATGGTTCACCAATCTACCGGGAGGAGCAATGGGATTTCTCGTTATCAGTATGGCGATCGTCTTTATCCTGGGCTTCTTTATCGACTTCTTTGAAATCGTCTTTATCGTCGTGCCCATGTTTGTGCCCATCGCCCAAGCCTTTAACCTAGATTTAGTCTGGTTTGGCGTAATTTTAGGCGCAAATATGCAAACTTCCTTTCTTACTCCCCCCTTTGGCTTTGCCCTCTTCTATCTGCGCGGTGTTGCCCCCCCAGAAGTGCGAACCGAAGAGATTTATCAAGGGGCAATTCCCTTTATCATTCTGCAATTAATTGTGATGGTTTTATTGATTATATTCCCTGGGATTGTCAGCTTTTTACCCTCGTTGAAATTGTAAGCCTCATAGTAAAGCAAGGAGTGCGTAGCGTAGGGTGTCCGCAGGACAAACATCTTGCTCTCTGTGGTCTGCCACCCACTGAAGGATCTCATATCAAGTTCGCTTATTCATGTCCGCGAAGCGGAAATACCATGATTAAAAATTTAGGGAGCGAGACGCTCCCACTCCAGTCATATCAAAGAATTCGAGGAGTGCGGGCA encodes:
- a CDS encoding TRAP transporter large permease translates to MDLDWLGPLMFVGALFLLAIGYPVAFSLGATALLFTLIGMAVGTFDPILWSAMPAQIFGIMNNFTLLAIPYFIFIGSMLEKSGIAENLLETMGILFGRVRGGLAIAVILVGALLAATTGVVAATVVAMGLISLPTMLRYGYNHALAAGVITASGTLGQIIPPSVVLVVLGDQLGVSVGDLFLGSLIPGLMMTSAFLIHVLIFASIRPDLAPPLPAKVRKAPGLAMRVFKVMIPPILLIFMILGSIFFGIATPTEAGAVGCLGAIALASANHQLTWKNLREVCDVTLRTTSMVVFILIGSKAFSLVFRGLGGERLVREWFTNLPGGAMGFLVISMAIVFILGFFIDFFEIVFIVVPMFVPIAQAFNLDLVWFGVILGANMQTSFLTPPFGFALFYLRGVAPPEVRTEEIYQGAIPFIILQLIVMVLLIIFPGIVSFLPSLKL